The nucleotide window agcgaattccgaccgtaaaatctcgttctgatgaagaaagaaggtgtagatgTAAGAATTTtagatgaaatccagcaaatctctatagaactcctcctcctgaagctctgataccacttgtaggatcgtgttttgacccgaacgagtctatcagaggagttttgatcagatacaggtgcggaaaacaagtacctgacgtagaaatagctagatcttcacttaaatcactttgttgattgatataacagcgtttacaaccaattctcacaccggcagcacctcggtatggaaaacaagaacgttacaaatgagatccgcttatgaggtatttatagtgcaggtaggtccccacatacggacatgtccgtataagcggacctgccacaaaagcggacctgaATTgttaggttcccacatacggcatgtccgtataagcggacctgaaacataagcggacctcctatgtccgtataagcggacctactctctaaaacacataaactctccagttttctcgtaaaacgcgccctaatctatacaatacaatgaataacatgatccaagacgaaatcaacagatgtagtgcaccaacacaagGTACCAACACACATGTAATAATTAGCTTAATATGTTTTGTTGTATGTCCACTGAAGTAAATCGAATTATCATATCACGTATAAAAGATGCAACTCTTGTTGTAATACAATAACCAAGAGGTTTTATAACAGCCGAATCAAAGTATTATTGGTTCACAAGGTGCAGACTCCAAATTGTGTCTATAGTCATATAGTGGATAAAGCATATATCTATAATCGTTAGCGTATGTTATTAGGAAGCTCCATTTCCGGAAACCGAAACCCATATTAAAACTCATCAAGAGTAACCTACAATGTTAAGTTGAAAATGTCCGTAAGTTATTCTCCCATTAACAATTTTGTTTTCAATTCTAACAAACTCAGGAAACTATGTTAACACAACATAGCTAGAATGTATTACATGTTTAATGAAGTCGGAAGAACCGAAGTAATTCGCTTAGGccatatgtaatggggctttataagggcatgaaagattttgataatgcaCTTACACCATTTTCTCATGGGtattataggggcatgaagaggGAGGAGCATTTCTAGAATAACGCCCAATAAGGAGAAAAACAAAGAAACTAATAAATGAAAGAGCATTATGAAGACTTAACCATTACATTAAGCATTATGATGGTGATATGGCAAAAAATACCCATTAAGAGACATTAACCATTACTCATGATGTTACTATAATGTCAGAATCCATAATCCAGATAATTATGATTACGTGAATTTTGCTTTTCTAAAAGTTAAATTAAGACACATGTTGCTAAAGTGAGTGGTACATTATTTGCAAAACGTAAGAACTCTCTAAAAATGTACTATGACGTCATGGCAAAGCTATTATGCTTTAATAAAGACGCCACACTTTTCACAAATTTAGTGGGTGAGATACTAGTTCTTTGTCATATTGGACTTCTCTAATTAATAATTCTTTTTCAAGGGACTGTAtcactataataataataataatataggaACTAAGACATTGGTTCATTTGAGTAtactttattaattaatttattcaaATCTTAGGGTATAATAAGCGGGGATGTATGTGGTGAGTGGgggtcaccgatcggtgaccacCCTCACTTAATTTAGTTGTGCGGTGACTTGGAGAGAGGCATCCAAAATCGGTGAACTCTCATCGAACATGATTGAGTGATTGAGAGGGgaggagaggagaggagagagcaGAGAGAGAGGATCGATGGAccaatcatgttttttttttaattgagggGTGTTTGACTATACCTAGTGATTGAGTGTAAAATAGGGAGTAGaatggggagttgacatggcataaTACTATTAGGTAGAAtttcactcaaacaccctaagttgtttgactataccctccacccttagCCTCTAAAGTATTCATATCTTTCTAACCTAATAACTTTGGTAATGCAAACTTTTGAAAATGGTTTTCAACTATTGGTCAGCTATATATTATTTAGATTGACTTCAATCTATTGAGATCAAAGCCAAAAATGATTTAGAGATCATGATAAACTCTAGATAGCTGCCGTATTATTAATAATGCCAATGGTGCATGAATTGTGGTCAGAAAATAATATTTGACCAAGGGGGGTTGGTTGCCCTCAGCTGGAGGGCACCGGCTTTTATATAATCACACCGACATATAAGAAACGTGGCATTAGTCCACTGGATGATTTGGTCCATTGTTTCTttaataataaaaacaataatactAGATACCTCCAGAATAAAATTTGCATTAATAGAGGTGGTACACAGGGAAATATTATAGAGCAAAAAGTAGGAATCTTTAATCCTCAGATAACTAATTTCTAAAAAATGATAGCTAAGTTTCAAGAGGGGGGGTGGGTGACATCTGCTTTCTATGTATAAGAAGAAGCACCACATATTGGTCTCTTTTCTTGGATAGATTCTTTATGAAATCTTGCAGGAAGTCCATGCATTGGCATTGGAAATGGTCCATACTGAATCCCACTTTCAGATCCTTCCACTTCCCATCTGCAACCATAATTATGATCATATATGTGTTAGATCATGTCCACTTTTTAAAATCTAATTTCTACCATTCCTTTGTGCTTCATTCTAGTGATTACAATCACACTAGCTACTTCTATGTGATAAttgaaacaaaaacaaaaatatatcTATGATTAGTATTTTTTTCATATTGAATAACTgaaaaagataatgataaaactAACCAACTAATAATAATGATAAAAGAtcaataataataactatattaATATTTAAACTTGAGATTAAATAGTGACTAACAATAATTTAATAGTAACTATAATAATAAATTGGGCTAACTTATAAGGTGTCACATTTGAGTTCAAATTGGTTTAAAAAAAGTGAAACTTTACCTGTATCTAGTGACCAGATGGTGAACCACAATAAGCATTTCTAGCTTGGCTAGCTCATTTCCAGGACAAGCATGGACACCACTTCCAAATGGCATGAATGTGTTGGGTTTTGGTGGCACCTACATACATAAAAAGGAGAATATCAAATTAGAATTATACATAACATAATATTGGACAATACCCATAAATCCAATTTCATTGAATAATTTACCTCGAATCTTGACGGGTCGAATTGCTGAGGATTAGGAAAGAATTCGGGATTGTGATGGATATTCCTAAACAAAGGCATGACCTTCCATCCTTTCGGTATCAGGTAGCCTGTTTGAAATCATTCGGTATAATTTGTAAAAATTATATTCATATAAACAGAAATAAACAAGAATCCTAAAGACAGAAACCTCCAACATAATATCTTACCCTTGTATTTTACATCTGTAACAGCCTCTCTAAATGTGAATGAAATAATGCTTGCCATTCTCAAGCTCTCCATTATCACCTAAAATATAAGCACAATCAGGAAATATTCAGAGCTATAGTTCCATACTGATTTGTACCTTGTGCATCAAAGGTTGTACCTTACTATAAATAAACTTCTTGTCAGAAAGTATAAGTGCATACCTTGTAAGTAATTGGCATATTCCTAGTCTGGGCCCATGTCAAATGAAGATTACCATGATCATTAAGCTGGTAGATAACCTTCTGTTCTGcctacaaattaaaaaaaaaaaaaaaatccattttttaataaaaaaagagATTATTTGGATCAAAAATCCAGTTGTCACTTTAGAATGCCACATCTTTTAGATCCTCACCTTAACAGTCTCTAGAAGTTTTGGGTGATCATGCAAGTACTTTAGAATCCATGTCAATGCACTGGCTGTGGTGTCTTGAGCCGCGAATAGAACTCCGATGATGTTATCCGCGATCTGATCTTCACTCAAAGCTTCACCCTTTTCATTCTTTGAATTCAGTAGACATCCCAATAGGTCTTTCTCTGTTACCCTCATTTCTTTCCTCTCAGAAATGATTTCTTTCAAAATCTCCTGCAGCCGTTTCCTGGCCTACATAAAGTTTCAGCATGTCATTAAGTTAGATTTTCTTTGGCCGGAGGTCTCACTGGGTGCAGTCTGTCTATCTCCTGGGATAGAGGAAAGGAATTTGCCCTCATCttaccctccccagaccctactaGTCGCTTGCTATATGTGGGATCTTACTAAGTACgctttttgtttgtttgtttgtatttAGTTAAGTTCATGAATTAAAAAGATCAAAATCAAGTTAGATTTTGGATGTTTCCAAAGAGAAGAACTAAAAAAGGACAATGGAATATGATAATCTTGACTTACCAAGAAAGCCTTTTTGTAGGGGCTGCCTGGTAATTTTGTTGGGAAAGAATTGTAGCCTTTGTCTACTATGCTATAGTTTTTCTTTAGTTGCTCTTTCTTGTTGGCCTCCAAGTGTCCAAATGTGACGAGTATTCCAACCTCAAAAGATAGCTGAAATCACACAACAAAATTATTGACTAATTCTACACAGATTCTTCGATAAGTACATAAAAATGGAGACAAAACTTTAGTTCTAGTGTAAACCCAAATGAAAGATgagataaaaacaaaaacatacaaCAAAACAAACCTTTTTCATTTCATGAAAGGTGTTGATGACTTGGCCTCCTGCCCATGATTCCAAGGCGGAGACAGCGATTTCTTCGATATCTGGAACTAACCTACGGAGATTGTCAAGCGATAACGAGCCTTGGACAAGCTTCCTTAGGCGAGTGTGGTATTCTCCTTGATGATAAAATAGTGCTAATGGGCCAATCAAGTTCTCTTTGCTTTTCGGATAAGTTGGCTTGAACAAGTGAGCCTGGTTAACCAACACGAACCGGGCTGCCTCCGGGCTAGCCAACATGATGCTTGGACAACCTAAGATATGGGTCTTAAATATTTCACCATACCTGATAAAAACAAACTCCACAATTAGACTAAGTTTATGGCTAGTTAAGGAAATTAACTTGACATACAATATACACATACCTTTTCTGTTTCTTAGCAAAGAAGACATTTGGATCTTGCGAATAAAGTTGAAGTGTTTCACCAATATACGGCCAACCAAGTGAACCTGGAGGGAGCTTTGCGGTTTCGCTGCGATTTCTTTTTATGAAAATGTACCAAGTAAGTGCAACTATAATCAAGAAGGCATGCATTAGCATGATTCCTTCCCTAGTCTCCATTAATTCAAGTAAACAAGGCAGGTATTCTTGTTACTTCTTGTTACTAAATTGTAAGACTTTAAATTTCTATGGTTATATGATGAATGTGGAAGGGGGTTTATATAGACAAGGAAAAGGTAGACCCAGGTAAAGACAAAACCACCAACAAATAAACATTCAATTATATAACTATATTGATTCTGAAGCACAAATTATTTTCCATAAAAGAAAGACTCGAATTTTCCCAATAGATACATTTATTATAAATATGGTCACATATACAcactttttttaatatatttgtaAAGTTAAATTATTCCAATAGACGCAGCAATAATTTATCACGTGTTCACACTTTATTAATGTATAAATTTATACAAAGTTACGAAGAAACTAATGCAGAAAATTGTTTCAAGCTTTACAATTAAAAATGCATGAACACATTTTCAAACCTTTTACTGAGATGAGTAAAGTAAACGCACGATCCTTGTGTTTTATTAAAAGATTAGAATAAATACGTTACAAAATACAAAACA belongs to Helianthus annuus cultivar XRQ/B chromosome 5, HanXRQr2.0-SUNRISE, whole genome shotgun sequence and includes:
- the LOC110941392 gene encoding abscisic acid 8'-hydroxylase 4 yields the protein METREGIMLMHAFLIIVALTWYIFIKRNRSETAKLPPGSLGWPYIGETLQLYSQDPNVFFAKKQKRYGEIFKTHILGCPSIMLASPEAARFVLVNQAHLFKPTYPKSKENLIGPLALFYHQGEYHTRLRKLVQGSLSLDNLRRLVPDIEEIAVSALESWAGGQVINTFHEMKKLSFEVGILVTFGHLEANKKEQLKKNYSIVDKGYNSFPTKLPGSPYKKAFLARKRLQEILKEIISERKEMRVTEKDLLGCLLNSKNEKGEALSEDQIADNIIGVLFAAQDTTASALTWILKYLHDHPKLLETVKAEQKVIYQLNDHGNLHLTWAQTRNMPITYKVIMESLRMASIISFTFREAVTDVKYKGYLIPKGWKVMPLFRNIHHNPEFFPNPQQFDPSRFEVPPKPNTFMPFGSGVHACPGNELAKLEMLIVVHHLVTRYRWEVEGSESGIQYGPFPMPMHGLPARFHKESIQEKRPICGASSYT